Within Topomyia yanbarensis strain Yona2022 chromosome 2, ASM3024719v1, whole genome shotgun sequence, the genomic segment cgttcaacaaacgtccatcgttggacccgtgttgaacgattttgaaacaattttttggacgtctcagtgggttgtttcaaatgaacgatataaccacagataacagacgtatAGGCTCGATTCGAAATGTGTGCAAACATTCACAActgacaattcaaaaaaaaaaaaatcgaacgtgtgaaacacgtttggcaaacgtttgtaggtgCTGCAATTGAATTCTACATGACGACacaaatgaactcatgatgaatgaagttcatgtttgacaattctcggtggtttgtttacttgtcagttgcgtgagttcgagtgcaacgggtgctcatctgttacactcgaactcacgtaactcttatgtaaacaaaccaccgaggtttgtcaaacgaagttcatctgACTCATTTcatggggttatgtcggttggtgtaaaacctaatgatCGATGCAATGCAGTTGGAATGCAACTGTCAAGCAAATGTAGTAAACTGTTGCGTAAATTGCTATAGTGATAACAACGTTGGTTAAACactgaattttaaataaattttgttcaaaatatTTATTATCTGGTCCCGTATTGCTCATAATCGCATCGCTATAAAACTATTTTGTCTAAGTTCCACTTccagagttacggattgaagagtacgatcatacagtaaattctcatataaactgcccaacaaacaatttagctAAATAATTGCTCAAACAGCTCTTTTTCAGCTTATTCTCTTGTATCAAAGGCTTattcagctttcgttgtttgttgggtGGATAAAGAAAAACGTATTAAAATTGATACTAATTTACTTTGATTTGTAGggctagatcactaatgaccaatcaaagtcgcatagatcacattggccacctatgacggttcttgatgccataTAAACAGAAcctaaaaatgtttaatgtattttcaaaaatcgattttgcgatgcccaatgactttaaaatgcatgaaacgtcgagtttTCTCGAAAATATTTTCTGGAAGAAATAGACTTTTTTAGGACGAAGTCGCTGGTGAAGTTAGGAGGTTGAACCCCCTACAAATTAAAATAAGTTCGCACCtgtagaattttgcatgaagaAACATCATAGTTTAAGAGGAAACTAAACTTACAATATAAATAACATCTTTTTATTGAAGAGGCATTGGAGtttatatttatttcacatGAGATGTATGACTTGCCGACTCATCTAAATGTAAGCCTAATAGGAAGTTATACAATCATGAGCAAGAATTTTCCGGCCTCTCCAAACTATTTGAAACGTTGGGAAGTGTATCCTTGTGGATTTTCATGTGCTGTGTGAGGTTGCCGTTCAACGCAAACGCCTTCGAACAGATCACACAAGCGAACTTTTTCTCCTTGATATGCCGCAACAGGTTATGGGTTTTAAGGTGAGCCTGCTGCCGGAAACTTGCACCACATGTTTTACATGTGTGTGGTTTTTTGCCGGTGTGTATTAACTGATGTGAAATTAGCGCTGATTTTGATTTAAACTtttttggacagaactcgcagGCGAATGGCGTTTCTTTAGTGTGAGTTCTAACATGATCATTGTGAACTGCTAAACTTCTTGATATCTTTCCGCAGTACGGACAAATGCATATTTTTACTTGATTCCGAGGCCGACGTACTATATCAGGATCGCGTAGTTCCGGTGGTAGATGGGTTTGCTTGTGCTGGAGTAAAAGTTTTTCTAGTTTGAACTGTTTTGGACAATGTTCACAAGAAAATGTGTAGGCTTGGTGGACTAAACGATGTGATTGCAAGACAGTTTTTTGTGTGAAACGTTTACCGCATGTTTCACATTCGAACGGTTTAAGTCCTTCGTGCTGTTCTAAAACATGGCGCCTGAGGTTGGCGCGATTCGAATACCATTGAAAGCACGTTTTGCAATGCAATTTCACAAGGTTTTCACATCGTTCTTCGCGATGATCCTTGAGGAGATATTTATGCTTAAACcatttcgaacatttttgaCACTGAAATCGTTGCGAACCGTGTGTT encodes:
- the LOC131683521 gene encoding zinc finger protein 383-like, producing the protein MDNLSLKKLSVEAIRGLCRICETSDITLDIVQEQELNLASKLYSVTGVKVNLADGLPTSLCGSCVKQLNLTYEFKERCVRSEAKWRKFVMDNQKNDVKVEPEMIEIKEEYNRDHFEENDNEVSVSSSKINAHKSSKDEIFRKRSKYNCETCGEAFNGKEDYNKHIKTHGSQRFQCQKCSKWFKHKYLLKDHREERCENLVKLHCKTCFQWYSNRANLRRHVLEQHEGLKPFECETCGKRFTQKTVLQSHRLVHQAYTFSCEHCPKQFKLEKLLLQHKQTHLPPELRDPDIVRRPRNQVKICICPYCGKISRSLAVHNDHVRTHTKETPFACEFCPKKFKSKSALISHQLIHTGKKPHTCKTCGASFRQQAHLKTHNLLRHIKEKKFACVICSKAFALNGNLTQHMKIHKDTLPNVSNSLERPENSCS